A part of Aegilops tauschii subsp. strangulata cultivar AL8/78 chromosome 2, Aet v6.0, whole genome shotgun sequence genomic DNA contains:
- the LOC109777516 gene encoding uncharacterized protein, giving the protein MFGTAHEAARAYDAMAWRLQRPPAQLNFHDVFTREQAQSVAPPPRLITDQDRAEHRRRQRRLLIAEEDERAMAEWRHRHPEDVAAKHAFWAERMAKRRAER; this is encoded by the coding sequence ATGTTCGGGACCGCgcacgaggccgcccgcgcgtacgacgcgatGGCGTGGCGCCTACAGAGGCCGCCGGCGCAGTTGAACTTCCATGACGTCTTCACGCGCGAGCAGGCGCAGTCCGTCGCCCCTCCGCCTCGTCTTATCACGGACCAGGACCGTGCGGAGCACCGTCGgcggcagcgccgcctcctcatcgCCGAGGAGGACGAGCGAGCCATGGCGGAGTGGCGCCACCGCCACCCGGAGGACGTCGCGGCGAAGCACGCCTTCTGGGCGGAAAGGATGGCAAAGCGCCGCGCGGAGCGGTAG